From one Dysidea avara chromosome 9, odDysAvar1.4, whole genome shotgun sequence genomic stretch:
- the LOC136267438 gene encoding uncharacterized protein, which produces MNLHTYKVKIINPRKKSDAVMRQLRFNSRFESLLALRVKLIEEFQDCVPNTVVFNVGYFEGQQHSKISIVNGEDLNAMYSRYPKGEITLWCDSSSPAVGQEASSEHGKRKREDVAASTSRRQEKEEEVDAAFKELKEKHADVFDVPKLRLWARMIASNLHDDYETPPNVPAFQGNVSKKCRQQSSLSDAVSGAAVAFANALKGGNSVTTTEKASGTGTHSISSSKAIDLRMKNFEQLRYLQQLFDDNILSENEYSKQKQNILSTLKNLR; this is translated from the exons ATG AATCTACACACATACAAAGTGAAGATTATCAATCCACGGAAGAAAAGTGATGCTGTGATGCGGCAGTTACGTTTTAATTCCAGATTTGAATCACTGCTTGCATTGCGTGTAAAATTAATTGAAGAGTTTCAGGATTGTGTACCTAACACAGTGGTCTTTAATGTCGGCTATTTTGAAGGCCAGCAACACTCAAAGATTTCTATTGTTAATGGTGAGGATTTGAATGCTATGTATTCAAGATATCCTAAAGGTGAAATCACTTTGTGGTGTGACAGTTCTTCCCCAGCTGTGGGACAAGAGGCATCATCTGAGCATGGTAAACGTAAGAGAGAAGATGTAGCTGCGAGTACATCAAGGCGTCAAGAGAAAGAAGAGGAAGTAGATGCTGCTTTTAAAGAGTTGAAAGAAAAGCATGCTGATGTATTTGATGTACCCAAATTACGTTTGTGGGCAAGGATGATAGCATCTAACCTACATGACGACTATGAAACTCCACCTAATGTACCAGCTTTCCAGGGAAATGTATCAAAAAAGTGTCGTCAGCAAAGCAGCCTTTCAGATGCTGTTAGTGGAGCTGCAGTAGCATTTGCTAATGCTTTAAAAGGTGGTAATTCTGTAACTACTACTGAGAAAGCGTCGGGTACAGGTACACATTCAATTTCATCATCAAAAGCTATAGACTTAAGAatgaaaaattttgagcagctGAGATATCTTCAGCAGCTATTTGATGATAACATACTCAGCGAAAATGAATActctaaacaaaaacaaaacattcTTTCTACTTTAAAAAATCTTCGTTGA